In Dromiciops gliroides isolate mDroGli1 chromosome 4, mDroGli1.pri, whole genome shotgun sequence, one DNA window encodes the following:
- the LOC122755940 gene encoding peroxiredoxin-1-like: MASGNAKIGFPAPNFHATAVMPDQQFKDISLSDYKGKYVVLFFYPLGFIFVCPTEIIAFSDRAEEFKKFNCQVIGASMDSHFCHLAWVNTVKKKGGLGAVNIPLMSNPKHTICQDYGALKADEGISFRGLFIIDDKGILRQITINDLPVGRSVDEALQLVQAFQFTDK, encoded by the coding sequence ATGGCTTCGGGAAATGCCAAGATTGGGTTCCCAGCCCCCAATTTCCATGCTACAGCTGTTATGCCAGATCAGCAGTTCAAAGACATCAGCCTCTCTGACTACAAAGGAAAATATGTTGTCTTGTTCTTTTACCCCTTGGGCTTCATTTTTGTGTGCCCCACAGAGATTATTGCATTCAGTGATCGAGCTGAAGAATTTAAGAAATTCAACTGCCAAGTGATTGGTGCTTCGATGGACTCGCACTTCTGTCACCTTGCCTGGGTCAACACGGTCAAGAAGAAGGGCGGACTGGGAGCTGTGAACATCCCATTGATGTCCAACCCCAAACACACCATTTGTCAAGATTATGGGGCCTTGAAGGCAGATGAGGGAATCTCATTCAGGGGTCTCTTCATTATTGATGATAAGGGCATCCTTCGCCAGATCACCATCAATGACCTTCCTGTGGGCCGCTCTGTAGATGAAGCACTTCAGCTTGTCCAGGCTTTCCAGTTCACAGACAAGTAA